In Arachis hypogaea cultivar Tifrunner chromosome 2, arahy.Tifrunner.gnm2.J5K5, whole genome shotgun sequence, a genomic segment contains:
- the LOC112734520 gene encoding cathecol O-methyltransferase 1-like, translated as MAPSLESNKNVVIDDESSKNLLKEEEEDGMLFAMDLGVLVAFPMAVKTAFELGIFDIIAKGGEHAKFSSEDIASKIGSTNPNAPSMVDRLLRLLASHSLLSCSSLPQVTKDEDDQEHGVIASPQKTVYSLTAASKYFVTDDDGVNFGHTLSLILDKVVLESWSELKGAILEGGVPFVRANGMHTFEYPSVDPRFNDVFNKAMISHTTIVMKRVLESYEGFNNINTLIDVGGGLGINLKMITSKYPNINAINFDLPHVIQHALTYPGVKHVGGDMFESVPNGDAIFMKWILHDWSDEHCLKVLKNCHKAIPEDGKVIVVDTMVPVLPENKTAAKVAFKADLLMMTQNIGGKERTKHDFIHLATLSGFSSIKFVCSVSGYWVMEFYK; from the exons ATGGCTCCATCATTAGAGAGCAATAAAAATGTTGTTATTGATGATGAATCCAGTAAGAATCttcttaaagaagaagaagaagatggaatgcTTTTTGCAATGGACTTGGGGGTTTTAGTGGCGTTTCCAATGGCTGTTAAGACTGCATTTGAGCTTGGAATCTTTGACATAATAGCCAAAGGTGGTGAACATGCAAAGTTCTCATCTGAAGACATTGCATCAAAGATTGGTAGCACAAATCCTAATGCACCATCAATGGTGGATCGTCTTCTTAGGCTACTTGCAAGTCATTCTTTGTTGTCTTGTTCATCACTTCCTCAAG TCACCAAAGATGAAGATGATCAAGAACATGGGGTTATTGCATCTCCTCAGAAGACTGTGTATAGTCTTACAGCTGCTTCCAAATATTTTGTAACTGATGATGATGGTGTCAATTTTGGACACACTTTGAGCTTGATTCTGGACAAAGTTGTCTTGGAAAGCTG GAGTGAACTGAAAGGAGCAATATTGGAAGGAGGTGTGCCATTTGTTAGGGCTAATGGGATGCACACATTTGAGTACCCAAGTGTGGATCCAAGGTTCAATGATGTTTTCAACAAAGCTATGATAAGCCACACAACCATAGTGATGAAGAGGGTTCTTGAGTCCTATGAAGGTTTCAACAACATTAACACTCTAATTGATGTTGGTGGAGGTCTTGGTATCAATCTCAAAATGATCACTTCCAAATATCCAAATATCAATGCTATTAACTTTGACTTGCCTCATGTAATTCAACATGCCCTCACCTATCCCg gtGTGAAACATGTGGGAGGAGATATGTTTGAGAGTGTTCCTAACGGAGATGCCATTTTCATGAAG TGGATACTTCATGATTGGAGTGATGAACATTGCTTGAAGGTGTTGAAGAATTGCCATAAAGCCATTCCTGAAGATGGAAAAGTGATTGTTGTGGACACAATGGTTCCGGTTTTGCCGGAGAATAAAACCGCCGCTAAGGTTGCTTTCAAAGCTGACTTATTGATGATGACTCAAAACATTGGAGGAAAAGAGAGAACCAAACATGACTTCATTCATTTGGCCACTCTTTCTGGattttcttccatcaaatttgtaTGCTCTGTCTCTGGATATTGGGTTATGGAGTTCTACAAGTAG
- the LOC112734531 gene encoding protein DMR6-LIKE OXYGENASE 1: MANTKPLLLADQVTNMKHVPLNFIRPLNDRPNLQNLQSSNDNNESIPIIDLQGLDEDNDATNRSQIIHNIGQACQDYGFFQIVNHGVPEDVVGKMMKVGKAFFDLPESERMKNYSDDPSKTTRLSTSFNVKTEKVANWRDFLRLHCHPLEDYIQEWPTNPPSFREDVGEYSKHMRKLSLKLLEAISESLELEKDYMEKALGKHGQHMAINYYPPCPEPDLTYGLPAHADPNAITILLQNHVPGLQVLKDGHWVTVKHVPNTFIVNIGDQIQVISNDKYKSVLHRALVNCEKERMSIPTFYCPSPEALVGPAPQLIDQHNNPPKYTNFTYAEYYHKFWNRGLSKETCVDLFKL; encoded by the exons ATGGCAAACACCAAGCCATTACTCTTAGCTGACCAAGTCACAAATATGAAACATGTTCCTTTGAATTTCATTAGGCCCCTTAATGACCGTCCTAATCTTCAAAACCTTCAATCCTCCAATGATAACAATGAATCCATCCCCATCATTGATCTTCAAGGTTTAGATGAAGATAATGATGCCACCAACCGTTCTCAAATCATCCACAACATTGGCCAAGCTTGTCAAGATTATGGCTTCTTCCAA ATTGTGAATCATGGGGTTCCGGAGGATGTTGTTGGGAAGATGATGAAAGTGGGAAAGGCATTCTTTGATTTGCCGGAGAGTGAGAGGATGAAAAATTATTCAGATGATCCTTCAAAGACAACGAGACTCTCAACAAGTTTTAATGTTAAGACTGAGAAAGTTGCAAATTGGAGAGATTTTTTGAGGCTCCATTGCCACCCTCTTGAAGATTACATTCAAGAATGGCCTACCAACCCTCCTTCTTTCag AGAAGATGTTGGTGAGTATAGCAAACacatgaggaaattatcattgaaatTACTTGAAGCCATATCTGAAAGCTTAGAATTGGAGAAAGATTACATGGAAAAAGCACTTGGAAAACATGGACAACACATGGCAATAAACTACTATCCTCCATGTCCAGAGCCAGATCTAACATATGGTTTGCCAGCACATGCTGACCCAAATGCCATAACCATTTTGCTCCAAAATCATGTCCCTGGCTTGCAAGTTCTCAAGGATGGTCATTGGGTCACAGTCAAACATGTCCCTAACACATTCATTGTCAACATTGGTGACCAAATTCAG gtgATTAGTAATGATAAATACAAGAGTGTGTTGCATAGAGCACTGGTAAActgtgaaaaagaaagaatgtCCATTCCAACATTTTATTGTCCATCACCTGAAGCTTTGGTGGGCCCAGCACCTCAACTCATAGACCAACATAATAATCCTCCCAAGTACACAAATTTCACATATGCTGAATATTATCACAAGTTCTGGAACAGGGGACTTTCAAAGGAGACATGTGTGGATTTGTTCAAGCTTTAA